The stretch of DNA ATGCGTCCTTTAAAGCTGCGTAAGGATCAATTGCACCTTCTTTAAGGGATTCATATTCACCAAGGTGGAATGAGAGCTTATTGATCTGGTTGTAAGCTCCGGCAGAAAGAGAATAATACCACGGGATGCCGAACCACCAGAAAGGATTAAGTGCAAAAGTGTCAATTCCAAGGCCGACGGCATCACGTACTGTAGATGGTCCAAGTACTGGAATCACAAAGTAAGGTCCGTTTGGAATACCCCAAACTCCGAAGGTCTGGCCCATGTCTTCGTTACCTAAGTAAAGAGGCATAGTTGATTGGCGGTCACCTATCACATCACCAAGACCGCCCAAACCTACAACTGTGTTAGCAACGAATTTAGAAGTCTCAGCACCTGCAGTAAAGAATTTACCTTGAAGCAGACAACTAGTTACGCGAACAGGAGTAAGCATGTTCTGGAAAAAATTATTAATCCATGTTCTAGGGCGAAGCGGCATTACATACATGTACCCCTGAGTCACGGGCTTAGTAATTTCAAAGTACATAAAGTCATTAAATGAAAACATGGCCCGGTTGTAACCTTCCCATGGGTCAGATTTGCTTGTGTCCTTAGCTTCTAATGTGTCGCCCCAGATATCATCATTAAAATCATCATTGCCGGCGGCCGTTTGATCTTCACTTTTATCAGCTCCGATTACTCCGGAACCTACTTGTGCAACAAGTACCTGATCATTCTTTTGCGCCGATCTTACCTGCGAAGGAAATGTAAGCAGTATGAAGGTCAGCACTAAAAAGGCCAGAAGCGCATTTGATGCAGAGTTTTTTATGGTCATGGTCTTTTTCATTTTATTAAATTACTTTTTATTTTGTTTATTCTTAAGTTCTTGGCATTTCTGGTCAAGTCGTTCAAACAGATCTTTTTTGCTGGCTTCAAATTTGTCATTTGAACTTGTGTCAAGTATTCCAGCGAATTGCGATCTGTAATTGTTAACTAAACTTATTCCTTCAACTTTTACGTCATACACATCCCAAACATCATCTATAAGCTTGAGACGGTAAACGACAGGAATAGATTTTGAGCTTGAAAGAATTCTTGTGTCAACCTGTGCATATTTATCTTGTATTATTGTCTCTTTGTCAAATGAGACTTTTTCTGATGAATAACTTCCAATCTTTCCAAGGTAGGTTTCTTCAAGCAGTTGAGTGAAAAGAAATATAAACCTATCTTGTTCTTCTGAAGAGAAATTAAGCCAAGGTCGGCCTATAGTTCTTTTTGAAAGCTCACGAAAATTGAAAAAGTCTTTAATTGCGTCTCTGACTTTAGTGTTTTTTTCGTTTTGCCTGTCAGCAACCCCTTTATATTCAGGGTTATTAAGAATGTCTATAACACCTTGCACTCCTGCTCGTAACCGCTCCATAGGAGTTACAGTTGTTTGCGCGAAGCTGGGTATAGCCGTCAAACAAGTAAGGACAAGAAAAAGGGAAATGGTTGTAATTTTTTTCATATATATTCTACTTTTAAGTTTTTTAAAAAATCTGGTTATACTTTGCCAAAAACATATTTACTAATTAAGTTTTCGATATCTATTGCGGATTCTGTTTCGATAATAGTACCGCCTGGCTCAATAGGGTCCCCGACACCGCCGAGGGTTATTTTAACGTATTTATCACCGATCAATCCGCTGGTTTTTATGGATGCAATCGCATCATCAGTAAGCATAATCTTTTTTTCAAGGCTCAGTCCTACAACCGCTTTCTGGGTTTTGAGGTCGAGGTGAATATCGTCGACAAATCCGACAGACACACCCATTATTTCAACAGGAGCATTAATCCTCAGGCCGGAAATGTCATTAAAGCTTGCACTGACGTGGTAGTGGTTGTCTGAAAATACGCGAATGTCTCCAAGTTTAACACTCATATAGACTATGAGTATCAGACCAACGAATACGAATATTCCGACAGCAGTTTCTTTAGAGTATTTTTTCATGTCTAAGTCCGTATAATTCAATTATTATCGTAATCGCCAAGATATTTGGTACAATCCATCTTCATCATTGAAGGGTCGAGCTGTGGCATTGTGAGCCGCGGTGCTTCCCTTTTTTGAACCCGCCTATCGAGAAACTGCCGTAAATAAGGATTTTCAGTGGCGAGTAGAGAGTCCTTACTACCTTCAAAAAGAGCCTTTCCGTCTCCAAGAACCAAAACATGGTCTGCAATCGTCTTCATACTGGCAAGGTCGTGACTGACTACTACGATTGTCATGTCAAATCTTTCTTTAAGCTCCAAAAGTAACTCATCAAGTTCAGCAGAATTTATCGGGTCTAAACCGGATGTAGGCTCATCGCAAAAAAGAATATCCGGGTCCATAACCATAGCTCTGGCTAGTCCTGCTCTTTTCCGCATCCCGCCTGAAAGTTCATTTGGAAAATAATCAACAAAATCTTCAAGCCCTACAAGGCTAAGTTTAGCTTTAACCACGTTTGAAATTTCAGCAGTCTTCAGCCGGGTATGTTCTCTAAGCGGAAGAGCTACATTATCAAATAAATTAAGCGATCCGAGAAGAGCCCCATCTTGAAAGAGTACACCTATGCGTTGTTTTAAACATCTGAAAGGCTTCCGTTTCAAGGTTAAAATGTTGTGCTTACCGAGAAAAACAGATCCTCCGAGAGGAGTGTTCAATCTAAGTATATTTTTCAGCAATGTTGATTTTCCGCATCCTGATCCACCGAGAATTACGGTAATCCCCCCACCTGGTAAAGTCGCATTAATATTATTAAC from Desulfovibrio gilichinskyi encodes:
- a CDS encoding MlaA family lipoprotein, whose translation is MTIKNSASNALLAFLVLTFILLTFPSQVRSAQKNDQVLVAQVGSGVIGADKSEDQTAAGNDDFNDDIWGDTLEAKDTSKSDPWEGYNRAMFSFNDFMYFEITKPVTQGYMYVMPLRPRTWINNFFQNMLTPVRVTSCLLQGKFFTAGAETSKFVANTVVGLGGLGDVIGDRQSTMPLYLGNEDMGQTFGVWGIPNGPYFVIPVLGPSTVRDAVGLGIDTFALNPFWWFGIPWYYSLSAGAYNQINKLSFHLGEYESLKEGAIDPYAALKDAYLQYRARQLHDKKKNRRPAPASSVMTDPNAQAQTAQ
- a CDS encoding MlaC/ttg2D family ABC transporter substrate-binding protein, translated to MKKITTISLFLVLTCLTAIPSFAQTTVTPMERLRAGVQGVIDILNNPEYKGVADRQNEKNTKVRDAIKDFFNFRELSKRTIGRPWLNFSSEEQDRFIFLFTQLLEETYLGKIGSYSSEKVSFDKETIIQDKYAQVDTRILSSSKSIPVVYRLKLIDDVWDVYDVKVEGISLVNNYRSQFAGILDTSSNDKFEASKKDLFERLDQKCQELKNKQNKK
- the mlaD gene encoding outer membrane lipid asymmetry maintenance protein MlaD codes for the protein MKKYSKETAVGIFVFVGLILIVYMSVKLGDIRVFSDNHYHVSASFNDISGLRINAPVEIMGVSVGFVDDIHLDLKTQKAVVGLSLEKKIMLTDDAIASIKTSGLIGDKYVKITLGGVGDPIEPGGTIIETESAIDIENLISKYVFGKV
- a CDS encoding ABC transporter ATP-binding protein, whose amino-acid sequence is MKKSAPDIRIEDLTIGYDNTPVVNNINATLPGGGITVILGGSGCGKSTLLKNILRLNTPLGGSVFLGKHNILTLKRKPFRCLKQRIGVLFQDGALLGSLNLFDNVALPLREHTRLKTAEISNVVKAKLSLVGLEDFVDYFPNELSGGMRKRAGLARAMVMDPDILFCDEPTSGLDPINSAELDELLLELKERFDMTIVVVSHDLASMKTIADHVLVLGDGKALFEGSKDSLLATENPYLRQFLDRRVQKREAPRLTMPQLDPSMMKMDCTKYLGDYDNN